In Prionailurus viverrinus isolate Anna unplaced genomic scaffold, UM_Priviv_1.0 scaffold_60, whole genome shotgun sequence, one genomic interval encodes:
- the LOC125159708 gene encoding translation initiation factor IF-2-like, translated as MEKVLPASRGLASGGFVGVSRVLVLTLYYSLQGEISRRAREAALCLEPKETHSEQDTAFLARGRSGQAALRPGGLPGQGTGWTAAWHLPPAARPSASERSARGAVPGPSRKQGPERRRRHHVSPTPPTPPREAHAGRPAWPEPDESRGPGRGAHGWSTARAGERSPGGREAELRQLTLTTDLRRRRTPARRQSRELGVAACLRGLLSQPPRTGHLRPGRARGSVPPGGDVCPEPDAGRRGAGLRRQTAARRGGQDRMRGERLRQSAGPSDARGTHPSSGERKVVREHRAGGVDTGRCARSGPAWVRWTPVRREPRGRRGRLPVFHVLGVFVAARRPPVFCQGPRGTAGAGGRSARGGDRAGVREQVPAPGRL; from the coding sequence ATGGAGAAGGTTCTCCCTGCTTCCCGTGGGTTAGCGAGTGGAGGGTTTGTTGGGGTTTCCCGGGTTTTGGTCTTAACACTTTACTATAGTTTGCAGGGGGAAATTTCCAGAAGGGCAAGGGAGGCAGCACTCTGCTTGGAGCCAAAGGAAACACACTCAGAACAAGACACGGCGTTCCTTGCCCGTGGGAGGAGTGGGCAGGCGGCCCTCCGGCCTGGGGGGCTGCCTGGGCAAGGGACAGGTTGGACAGCCGCCTGGCACCTACCCCCCGCCGCCCGTCCCTCTGCTTCCGAGCGCTCGGCACGTGGGGCGGTCCCGGGGCCCTCGAGAAAGCAGGGTCCCGAGAGGCGGCGGCGGCACCACGTGAGCCCCACGCCTCCAACACCCCCCAGGGAAGCGCACGCAGGGCGGCCGGCCTGGCCGGAGCCGGACGAGAGCCGGGGCCCGGGGAGAGGAGCCCACGGATGGAGCACGGCCCGGGCCGGGGAGAGGAGCCCCGGGGGGAGGGAGGCGGAGCTCAGGCAGCTAACGCTGACCACTGACCTGCGGAGAAGAAGGACGCCAGCCCGACGGCAGTCACGGGAGCTTGGGGTAGCAGCCTGCCTTCGGGGACTTTTAAGTCAGCCACCGCGGACAGGTCACCTCCGGCCTGGCCGAGCGCGGGGCTCCGTTCCTCCAGGAGGTGACGTCTGTCCAGAGCCGGACGCCGGGCGCAGGGGGGCAGGGCTGCGAAGGCAGACCGCGGCCCGGCGGGGAGGACAGGACAGGATGCGTGGGGAAAGGTTGCGACAGTCAGCGGGGCCAAGTGACGCACGGGGTACGCATCCATCGTCGGGGGAAAGAAAAGTGGTCCGTGAGCACCGGGCTGGAGGCGTGGACACGGGCAGATGCGCCCGCTCGGGGCCAGCGTGGGTCCGGTGGACGCCTGTGCGCCGAGAACCGCGCGGGCGGCGTGGGCGCCTTCCCGTCTTTCACGTTCTCGGCGTGTTCGTAGCGGCAAGAAGGCCACCAGTGTTCTGCCAGGGCCCGCGAGGCACCGCGGGGGCCGGGGGTCGGTCGGCACGGGGAGGCGACAGGGCAGGGGTCCGGGAGCAGGTCCCGGCCCCGGGCCGGCTCTGA